The Schizosaccharomyces pombe strain 972h- genome assembly, chromosome: I genome contains a region encoding:
- a CDS encoding GTPase-activating protein: MQPSVSDSSVYLSSAPTKPIASGSVATGIDSMPSKVDITPCDLLENSKSSAPLFVECNQESLHSIPGSLHLVPDASIERLIEKHGAVNLLRQLAKDVAERDSFISDLKFHFESREYVFRELLREHGLDPVLANTKLSQRHSASFFPSSQEPSIPENPSSLTGEKPHLYARIDSAINEPFTPSDRLSPSSLVPLLKLPALDHAVSSSSSSDLPSDPNSASYIASSKQKASSLKLTSSLKKFYSWTSSSSLQHTRENLHDSTSSLRDHDPSLLSSSKFFRSSPRCSTPSVSSTFVSATSEPEVETYSVSTKNSSSNKNLRSSLSKLLSTSNLNNKPLSLSSTAPSMPSIGSVELGNMIPKETQPPSMRNDWKDYLDNNSKEILDQFGFLQKRPSHDTPLCPEDIKLNQKQTLSFYESNYGLVDDFFGNELDGLNDSPLLLNKKDILLDMKESTRQKNWSLFFQRLYKKYKITDEDTIGLLGISSIGVKGRHGKKRWHKFRELVKNGVPLCYKAKVWLECSGAYQLHSPGYYEELLSRTDEVESASVAQIDMDINRTMAKNVFFGGKGPGIPKLRRILVAYSRHNPHIGYCQGMNVIGAFLLLLYASEEDAFYMLMSIIENVLPPKYFTPDLMTSRADQLVLKSFVKESLPEIYSHLELLGVDLDAISFHWFLSVYTDTLPTNISFRIFDMLFCDGYVCLFRVALTILKSLKQQILACNSSSAIYSFLSDLVQYSFQPDSFIKEAADRWSKLVTEKSIERKRNLAISSLNLAVNY, encoded by the exons ATGCAACCATCTGTTTCTGACTCTTCAGTTTACCTTTCTTCCGCTCCCACGAAGCCCATTGCTAGTGGAAGTGTCGCTACAGGGATAGACTCAATGCCATCTAAAGTAGACATAACCCCTTGCGatcttttggaaaatagTAAATCTTCGGCTCCCTTGTTTGTGGAATGTAATCAAGAATCTCTTCATTCCATCCCTGGTAGTTTACATCTTGTACCTGACGCTTCAATTGAAAGACTAATAGAAAAACATGGTGCAGTAAACTTATTGCGCCAATTGGCTAAAGATGTCGCTGAACGTGATTCGTTTATCTCTGATCTAAAGTTTCATTTCGAATCCAGAGAGTACGTCTTTCGTGAACTTTTACGTGAGCATGGTTTGGATCCTGTATTAGCTAATACAAAATTATCTCAACGCCATTCCGCTTCCTTCTTCCCTTCATCCCAAGAACCTTCTATTCCTGAAAACCCCTCCAGTCTTACGGGCGAAAAGCCTCATTTGTATGCAAGAATTGACTCTGCTATCAATGAACCATTTACTCCTTCAGATCGTTTATCGCCGTCATCTTTAGTTCCCCTATTAAAGTTACCTGCCTTAGATCATGCCGtgtcttcttcttcctcatcTGACTTGCCCTCGGATCCAAATTCAGCTTCGTATATTGCGTCGTCTAAACAAAAAGCTTCATCCCTTAAACTCACTAgctctttaaaaaaattctacTCATGgacatcttcttcatctctGCAGCATACGAGAGAAAATCTGCATGATTCAACTTCATCATTACGAGATCATGATCCTTCTCTTTTAAGCTcctctaaattttttagaagttCTCCTAGATGTTCTACTCCTTCTGTATCTTCGACATTTGTATCCGCAACATCTGAACCAGAAGTTGAGACCTATTCCgtttcaacaaaaaattcctCTAGCAATAAAAACCTTCGATCGTCTCTTAGCAAGCTATTGAGCACctcaaatttaaataacaagcctctttctctttcatcAACAGCACCTTCGATGCCTTCAATTGGTTCTGTGGAGTTGGGAAATATGATTCCTAAGGAAACCCAGCCGCCCTCAATGCGAAATGATTGGAAAGATTATTTAGATAATAATTCCAAGGAAATTCTCGATcaatttggttttttacaaaaacgACCAAGTCACGACACCCCTTTATGTCCGGAGgacataaaattaaatcagAAACAGACTCTGTCGTTCTATGAAAGCAATTATGGCTTGgttgatgatttttttggcaACGAGTTAGATGGGCTCAACGATTCTCCATTGTTgctaaataaaaaagatattttattgGATATGAAAGAAAGTACCCGACAAAAAAACTGGAGCTTGTTTTTTCAACGCttgtacaaaaaatataaaattaccGATGAGGATACAATTGGTTTACTAGGAATATCTAGCATAGGTGTTAAAGGGCGTCAtggtaaaaaaagatggCATAAATTTCGTGAACTTGTGAAAAATGGTGTTCCTTTGTGCTATAAAGCTAAAGTTTGGTTAGAGTGCTCAGGCGCTTATCAATTACATTCACCTGGCTATTATGAAGAACTATTATCACGTACTGATGAGGTTGAATCAGCGAGTGTTGCGCAAATCGATATGGATATTAACAGGACTATGGctaaaaatgtattttttggaGGAAAAGGACCTGGAATCCCGAAATTACGACGAATTTTAGTTGCTTATAGCCGCCACAATCCACACATAGGCTATTGTCAAGGAATGAATGTTATTGGTgcctttcttcttttattatatgCTTCAGAAGAAGACGCGTTTTATATGCTAATGAGCATAATTGAAAACGTTTTACCTCCGAAATACTTTACTCCTGACCTGATGACTTCGCGAGCTGATCAGCTGgttttgaaaagctttGTGAAAGAGTCATTACCGGAAATCTATTCCCATTTAGAATTACTTGGGGTTGATTTGGACGccatttcatttcattGGTTTTTAAGTGTATATACTGATACACTCCCTACGAAT atatCTTTTAGAATATTTGACATGTTGTTTTGTGATGGTTATGTATGCTTATTTAGAGTTGCACTTACGATTctaaaatctttaaagCAACAAATTTTAGCATGCAATTCCTCTTCTGCCATCTACTCATTTTTGAGTGATTTGGTTCAATACTCTTTTCAACCCGATTCGTTTATTAAAGAGGCTGCTGATCGGTGGTCCAAACTTGTTACGGAAAAGAGTATTGAACGGAAACGTAACTTGGCTATTTCTTCGTTAAACTTAGCGGTCAATTATTGA
- the ppk14 gene encoding serine/threonine protein kinase Ppk14, whose translation MNELHDGESSEEGRINVEDHLEEAKKDDTGHWKHSGTAKPSKFRAFIRLHFKDSRKFAFSRKKEKELTSEDSDAANQSPSGAPESQTEEESDRKIDGTGSSAEGGDGSGTDSISVIKKSFFKSGRKKKDVPKSRNVSRSNGADTSVQREKLKDIFSPHGKEKELAHIKKTVATRARTYSSNSIKICDVEVGPSSFEKVFLLGKGDVGRVYLVREKKSGKFYAMKVLSKQEMIKRNKSKRAFAEQHILATSNHPFIVTLYHSFQSDEYLYLCMEYCMGGEFFRALQRRPGRCLSENEAKFYIAEVTAALEYLHLMGFIYRDLKPENILLHESGHIMLSDFDLSKQSNSAGAPTVIQARNAPSAQNAYALDTKSCIADFRTNSFVGTEEYIAPEVIKGCGHTSAVDWWTLGILFYEMLYATTPFKGKNRNMTFSNILHKDVIFPEYADAPSISSLCKNLIRKLLVKDENDRLGSQAGAADVKLHPFFKNVQWALLRHTEPPIIPKLAPIDEKGNPNISHLKESKSLDITHSPQNTQTVEVPLSNLSGADHGDDPFESFNSVTVHHEWD comes from the coding sequence atgaatGAACTTCATGATGGTGAGAGCTCTGAGGAAGGAAGGATCAATGTTGAAGATCACCTAGAAGAAGCTAAGAAAGATGACACAGGACACTGGAAACATTCCGGCACTGCCAAGCCATCCAAGTTTCGAGCCTTCATAAGGCTGCATTTTAAGGATAGCAGAAAGTTTGCTTTTTCTcgaaagaaggaaaaagaattgacGTCGGAAGATAGCGATGCTGCAAATCAATCACCTTCTGGTGCACCTGAGTCGCAGACCGAGGAAGAGTCTGATCGCAAAATTGATGGCACTGGTAGTTCCGCAGAAGGTGGTGACGGGAGTGGTACTGATTCAATTTccgtaataaaaaaatcgttttttaaaagtgggaggaagaagaaagatGTTCCCAAGTCGCGAAATGTTTCTCGTAGTAATGGTGCTGATACCTCAGTTCAGCGAGAAAAgttaaaagatattttcaGTCCTCATGggaaggaaaaagaattggcTCATATTAAGAAAACTGTTGCAACGAGAGCGAGAACATATTCTTCCAACTCTATCAAGATATGTGATGTTGAGGTTGGTCCATCTAGCTTTGAAAAGGTTTTTCTACTTGGCAAGGGAGATGTCGGTCGAGTTTATCTTGttagagaaaaaaagtctGGCAAATTTTATGCCATGAAAGTTTTGAGTAAGCAAGAAATGATTAAACGCAACAAAAGCAAACGAGCTTTTGCAGAACAGCACATTCTTGCGACAAGTAACCACCCATTCATTGTTACACTTTATCATTCTTTTCAATCTGATGAATACCTTTATTTATGTATGGAGTATTGTATGGGAGGTGAGTTTTTTCGAGCTTTGCAACGACGTCCTGGCCGTTGTTTATCAGAAAACGAGGCCAAATTTTACATTGCAGAAGTTACCGCTGCATTAGAATACCTCCACTTGATGGGATTTATTTATAGAGATTTGAAGcctgaaaatattttgttgcATGAGTCAGGACATATTATGCTTTctgattttgatttatcTAAACAATCAAACTCTGCCGGTGCACCAACGGTAATTCAGGCCAGGAATGCACCATCCGCTCAAAATGCTTACGCATTGGATACAAAATCATGTATCGCAGATTTTCGCACAAATTCATTTGTCGGCACAGAAGAGTATATTGCTCCAGAAGTTATCAAGGGTTGTGGTCATACAAGCGCTGTTGACTGGTGGACTTTGggtattttattttatgaaatgCTATATGCCACGACTCCTTTCAAAGGTAAAAATAGAAACATGACTTTTTCGAATATTTTACACAAGGATGTTATATTCCCTGAATATGCGGATGCTCCTTCAATTTCCAGCCTTTGCAAGAATTTGATTAGAAAATTATTAGtgaaagatgaaaatgatCGCCTTGGGTCACAGGCTGGTGCTGCAGACGTGAAGCttcatcctttttttaaaaatgtcCAATGGGCTCTATTAAGGCACACTGAGCCTCCGATTATTCCAAAGCTTGCCCCTATTGATGAAAAAGGCAATCCTAATATTTCCCATCTAAAGGAAAGTAAAAGTTTGGATATTACTCATTCTCCCCAAAACACACAAACAGTTGAAGTTCCCCTATCTAATTTATCGGGTGCAGATCATGGAGATGATCCCTTCGAATCGTTTAATTCAGTTACTGTGCATCATGAGTGGGATTAG
- the trm12 gene encoding tRNA 4-demethylwyosine alpha-amino-alpha-carboxypropyltransferase Trm12 produces MISFLVQKSEAKYWKDVVQNKNKFLKNIGIISGPKLVDTYSNQFEADFLKKCVLIPTSYNKEDLPKDILDCPRIYLIEEEVKSVQTDEKLQIKVLRYVSQILHTTVSEEQYPVPSRFVIYPPLALLSLNSFGTKEWHLFFQSYANVDVKAGLFDIFAREWNVSHIAINEPIPVGDVMRRPLSLKPLYGDFGVLIDGNPSEQDFQKAFWVSCRQNGIYQTWAPLYTMFSRGNSIEKARVLNFSYIKDEIIADLYAGIGYFTFSYVKAGASTVFCWEINPWSVEALRRAALKNGWSIYVVRNGENYEFKVGTHRIVVFLESNVYAAERFSKMNISARHINLGMLPSSEKSWSTATSILKRESHSFIHVHENVKDEDIETYSSEVNSCFSKMLAKNTVCVTNCVKSFSPRVSHIVYDIETV; encoded by the coding sequence atgatttcttttctagTACAAAAGTCTGAAGCAAAGTACTGGAAGGATGTtgttcaaaataaaaataagtttcttaaaaatattggGATCATTTCGGGACCTAAATTAGTTGACACCTACAGCAATCAATTTGAAGCAGATTTTCTCAAAAAGTGCGTTCTTATTCCAACTTCTTATAACAAAGAAGACCTTCCTAAAGATATATTAGATTGCCcaagaatttatttaatcgAAGAGGAGGTAAAATCTGTTCAAACAGATGAAAAATTGCAGATTAAAGTTCTTCGCTATGTATCTCAAATCCTTCACACAACTGTGAGTGAAGAACAATATCCCGTTCCATCTAGGTTTGTCATTTATCCTCCGTTAGCTCTATTATCTTTAAACAGTTTTGGCACTAAAGAATggcatcttttttttcagtcTTATGCAAACGTCGATGTCAAAGCTGGtttatttgatatttttgctAGAGAATGGAACGTATCACATATTGCTATTAATGAACCTATTCCTGTGGGGGATGTAATGAGAAGACCATTGTCATTGAAACCGCTATACGGTGACTTTGGAGTGCTAATTGATGGCAACCCCTCTGAACaggattttcaaaaagcattttGGGTAAGTTGTCGTCAAAACGGTATTTATCAGACATGGGCTCCTCTTTATACGATGTTCTCTCGTGGTAATTCGATTGAAAAGGCCAGAGTACTTAATTTTAGTTACATTAAAGACGAAATTATTGCAGATCTTTACGCTGGTATAGGGTACTTTACATTTTCTTACGTTAAAGCGGGAGCTTCAACAGTTTTTTGCTGGGAAATTAATCCATGGAGTGTTGAAGCGTTAAGGAGAGCtgctttgaaaaatggCTGGTCTATTTATGTAGTTCGAAATGGAGAAAACTATGAATTTAAAGTAGGAACTCATCGTATTGTAgtttttttggaaagcaACGTTTATGCAGCTGAAAGGTTCTccaaaatgaatatttctGCTCGACATATAAATTTGGGAATGCTCCCCTCTAGTGAAAAATCCTGGTCAACCGCtacttcaattttaaagcGAGAATCACATTCCTTTATACATGTTCATGAGAACGTAAAAGATGAAGATATCGAAACATACTCTTCTGAAGTGAATTcatgtttttcaaaaatgttgGCTAAAAATACAGTTTGTGTTACAAATTGTGTCAAATCATTTTCACCACGAGTGTCACATATCGTTTACGATATAGAGACGGTTTAG
- the trm2 gene encoding tRNA (uracil(54)-C(5))-methyltransferase → MAQETRAISSISEAANKRARKLSKRRAKKPVEEGSSGHVLLLEIENLIEKPVLANVPFERFQEIEVKISYLSSSGDGIGLVCNDQYAVVVPFTLPGDIVKAKLHFLADTYALADFLEVISPSEDRDDTLIKCPYFAKCGGCQYQMLSYDKQLLQKKRVVEKAFQYYSKLDSSLLPAIKDTVGSPLQYNYRTKITPHFDVPKGGTKGPLIIGFQEKGRRRVMDIEECPIATKTINEEYPKIIEDVQSRANTFKRGATILMRDSATEDGKHCVITDHKMIVREQFGDLSFTFPAGAFFQNNNSILEKFTSYVREQLLNPFGRKEHQRPKYFVDAYCGSGLFSVACSKGFLSVIGVEISADSVRYAEENAKRNNVSNATFIVGQAEKIFSSIETPPNETAMVIDPPRKGCDQSFLNQLLEYSPYRIVYISCNVHTQARDVGFLLSQEKGRSYKIDEIRGFDLFPQSHHVESILTLTKVVS, encoded by the exons ATGGCCCAAGAAACAAGAGCTATTTCCTCTATATCGGAAGCTGCTAATAAGAGAGCTCGtaaactttcaaaaaggCGCGCTAAAAAGCCAGTCGAAGAGGGAAGTTCCGGTCATGTCTTGCTGttagaaattgaaaatttgattgAGAAACCCGTTTTGGCAAATGTGCCTTTTGAGCGCTTTCAAGAAATAGAGGTCAAAATTAGTTATTTGAGCTCGTCTG GTGATGGAATTGGCCTTGTTTGCAATGATCAATATGCAGTAGTAGTACCCTTTACACTTCCAGGTGATATCGTGAAAGCCAAATTGCATTTTCTAGCTGA CACTTATGCACTGGCTGATTTTTTAGAAGTAATTTCCCCGTCTGAAGATAGGGATGACACCCTTATAAAGTGCCCGTACTTTGCAAAATGCGGAGGTTGTCAGTATCAAATGCTATCCTATGATAAACAgttacttcaaaaaaaaagagtagTTGAGAAAGCTTTTCAGTACTACTCTAAACTCGACTCTTCTTTACTTCCTGCTATAAAAGACACTGTTGGAAGCCCTCTTCAGTATAATTATCGTACAAAAATAACACCACATTTCGATGTACCGAAAGGTGGTACTAAAGGACCATTAATTATTGGCTTCcaagaaaaaggaagaagacGAGTAATGGACATAGAAGAATGTCCAATTGCTACAAAAACCATCAATGAAGAATATCcgaaaattattgaagaTGTTCAAAGTCGTGCTAATACGTTTAAGCGAGGAGCTACTATTCTAATGAGAGATTCCGCAACAGAGGACGGCAAGCATTGTGTTATTACGGACCATAAGATGATTGTTAGGGAGCAATTTGGTGATCTAAGTTTTACATTTCCAGCAGGCGCCTTTTTTCAGAACAATAATTCTATATTGGAAAAGTTCACCAGCTATGTTCGTGAACAATTGCTTAACCCATTTGGACGAAAAGAACATCAAAGGCCCAAATACTTTGTGGATGCTTATTGCGGTTCTGGACTATTTAGTGTGGCATGTTCAAAGGGCTTTCTTTCTGTAATTGGCGTGGAGATTTCAGCAGATAGCGTTCGTTATGCTGAAGAAAATGCCAAGAGAAATAATGTTTCGAATGCGACATTTATAGTCGGACaagcagaaaaaatattttcg AGCATTGAAACACCTCCTAATGAAACTGCTATGGTAATTGATCCTCCCAGAAAAGGATGTGACCAATCCTTTTTGAATCAACTTTTGGAATATAGTCCATATCGAATTGTATATATCTCTTGCAATGTACATACACAAGCTCGTGACGTTGGCTTTTTGCTGAGTCAAGAAAAAGGACGGTCTTACAAAATAGACGAAATTCGCGGATTTGATCTATTTCCTCAATCTCATCACGTCGAAAGTATATTG ACATTGACAAAGGTTGTATCTTGA
- a CDS encoding mitochondrial iron ion transporter: protein MDVQTLMAASAGAVASRLLCHPIDTITVHKQTIGKFSFKTMPLKAYYRGLPISLTLITPATCLYLSTYVEAKRRFKPSVGEGAILYSICGMTAEVVSSFVWTPLEVIKARTQISQKGSVINTISTLARSEGLKGFYRGYWMGVAIYLPTTVSWWVCYEESKKYLQKQSNWDISVIAPICSALGTVVATTISTPLDIVKTRYQVATSSAMRKAEYGLQAEKELGILEIAKLLFSKHGVKGFTRGLFTRMCYIMPSGMISMSVFESFKSKDID, encoded by the exons ATGGATGTACAAACTCTCATGGCTGCTAG TGCAGGTGCTGTTGCAAGTCGGCTTCTGTGTCACCCAATTGATACAATCACTGTTCATAAGCAAACAATTGGAAAATTCTCTTTTAAGACAATGCCTTTAAAGGCTTATTACAGAGGGTTACCTATATCTTTGACTTTAATTACTCCGGCTACTTGTCTCTATCTTTCTACTTATGTTGAAGCAAAGCGACGATTTAAACCAAGCGTCGGCGAAGGTGCCATTTTATACTCTATATGCGGTATGACAGCTGAAGTAGTCAGCAGTTTTGTTTGGACTCCACTGGAAGTCATTAAGGCGCGAACTCAGATATCTCAAAAAGGAAGTGTTATAAATACAATATCCACGCTTGCTCGGTCAGAAGGTTTAAAGGGGTTTTATCGAGGCTATTGGATG GGAGTCGCAATTTATCTGCCTACCACCGTTAGTTGGTGGGTATGCTATGAAGAATCGAAAAAGTACTTACAAAAGCAATCCAATTGGGATATCTCAGTAATTGCTCCAATATGTTCAGCTTTAGGTACTGTTGTAGCTACTACTATCTCAACCCCTCTTGACATTGTTAAAACTCGATACCAAGTGGCTACTTCATCAGCTATGCGTAAAGCTGAATACGGCCTCCAAGCTGAAAAGGAACTGGGGATTTTGGAAATAGCCAAACTTCTGTTCTCAAAACATGGAGTTAAAGGCTTTACTCGTGGGCTTTTTACGCGAATGTGTTATATTATGCCATCAGGCATGATCTCTATGTCTGTATTTgaatctttcaaaagtaaagaCATCGactaa
- a CDS encoding leucine--tRNA (Leu) ligase, giving the protein MLKSVGTNGRKVPKIASLCNFLKFNKNIHSNPDFLAIAENWKSYWKSHYPFVKNDKGKKKYILSMFPYPSGLLHIGHVRVYTISDILSRYYRMKGYKVIHPMGWDAFGLPAENAAIENGISASSWTYENIKKMKEQTYHMNIYFDWDREISTCNPDYYKWSQYLFLQMFHKGLAYQAEATVNWDPVDCTVLANEQVDSHGRSWRSGAIVEKKNLRQWFLKISDYSDQLLDDLETLPKWPDKVKKMQRNWIGRTTGFEISFPLLNDKETLTVFTTKPETIIDVSFIALSKNHKLVLLESQKDPSLAEHLRNESLLDKGYQLPCFAKNPVTGKALPIFYAPYVLDCYGTGAVMGAPIHDRRDFEFAKRNNIIFSKESCIGSYFTNEGKELLNHHDSSNLMDIKQKMLQQKIVSYLEEKKLAKRVKNYRLKDWLISRQRFWGTPIPMVHCETCGAVPVPESELPVKLPDLDKIYEKGTSPLSNLETWMKTTCPKCHGPATRETDTMDTFVDSSWYYFRFLDSKNSELPVGLASASSLMPVDIYIGGVEHSILHLLYSRFFSKFMKDIGLWNGDKYLNEPFTQLITQGMVHGLTYTTMSDERILNPKEVQKIGDEYFLISNPKEKVQLSYQKMSKSKHNGVDPIRTIQKYGSDIIRAYIIFSAPVEGVLLWNENAIMGTKRWLTKIWNCVHQLLEREKKMSDAMRQTKLTIVDDHNSRKLESQYNEFISQCSAHYENVFSLNLVISDAMKLTNNIADALKNNKVNIGTIKASLEVLVKCIAPIIPCFSSECWLLLGHNSSVYSNWPISKNKKENMEEPVTIPVQINGKVRFKIEMPKLNDENEILNFVLETNDGKRWLSNKKVLKSFVKQKIISLVTD; this is encoded by the coding sequence ATGTTGAAATCCGTCGGTACTAATGGTCGGAAAGTACCTAAAATAGCTTCGTTATgcaactttttaaaatttaataaaaacatacACAGCAATCCAGATTTCTTGGCAATTGCTGAAAATTGGAAGTCATATTGGAAATCCCATTATCCGTTCGTCAAAAATGACAAAGGAAAGAAGAAGTATATACTAAGTATGTTCCCTTATCCAAGTGGTTTACTACATATCGGACATGTTAGGGTGTACACTATTTCCGATATCCTATCGAGATATTATCGGATGAAAGGATACAAAGTCATTCATCCAATGGGTTGGGATGCATTTGGTTTACCAGCTGAAAATGCTGCAATTGAGAACGGGATATCAGCTAGTTCTTGGACGTATGagaacataaaaaaaatgaaagaacaAACTTACCAtatgaatatttattttgattgGGACCGAGAGATTTCAACCTGTAATCCAGATTATTACAAATGGTCACAATAtcttttccttcaaatGTTTCATAAGGGATTGGCGTACCAAGCAGAGGCCACTGTAAACTGGGATCCAGTTGATTGCACAGTCCTTGCCAACGAGCAAGTTGATTCACATGGGAGGTCCTGGAGGAGCGGTGCCATagtagaaaagaaaaatcttcGACAATggtttctaaaaatttcagaCTATTCAGATCAGCTGCTCGATGACCTTGAAACATTACCAAAATGGCCTGACAAAGTAAAGAAGATGCAGCGCAATTGGATTGGTCGAACTACGGGTTTTGAAATATCTTTTCCTTTGCTAAACGATAAAGAAACTCTTACAGTTTTCACTACTAAACCTGAAACAATAATAGATGTTAGTTTTATAgctctttcaaaaaaccaTAAACTTGTTTTACTAGAATCCCAAAAGGATCCTTCGTTGGCAGAACATCTTCGCAATGAATCCTTACTAGACAAAGGATATCAGCTCCCGTgctttgcaaaaaatcCAGTAACTGGCAAAGCTTTACCAATATTTTATGCTCCTTACGTTTTGGACTGTTATGGTACTGGCGCCGTTATGGGCGCACCTATTCACGACCGCCGAGATTTTGAGTTTGCTAAGCGTAATAAcataatattttctaaagaaaGTTGTATAGGTtcatattttacaaatgaGGGAAAAGAACTTTTGAATCATCATGATTCTTCGAATTTAATGGATATCAAGCAAAAAATGCTTCAGCAAAAGATTGTCAGTTACCTTGAAGAGAAGAAATTAGCCAAACGtgttaaaaattatagACTCAAAGATTGGCTTATATCAAGACAAAGATTTTGGGGTACTCCTATACCAATGGTTCACTGCGAAACCTGTGGTGCTGTCCCAGTCCCTGAATCTGAACTTCCTGTAAAGTTGCCTGATCTTGATAAAATATATGAAAAAGGTACTTCGCCGTTATCAAATCTAGAAACATGGATGAAAACAACCTGTCCGAAATGTCATGGCCCAGCAACAAGAGAAACTGATACTATGGACACATTTGTAGACTCATCATGGTAttattttcgttttttggATTCTAAAAACTCGGAGCTTCCTGTAGGTTTAGCAAGTGCGTCCTCTTTGATGCCTGTTGATATTTATATTGGTGGCGTTGAGCATTCAATACTTCATCTTCTATATTCCaggtttttttcaaaattcatGAAGGATATTGGGTTATGGAATGGtgataaatatttaaatgaaCCATTTACTCAACTAATTACTCAGGGGATGGTTCATGGTCTTACTTATACAACGATGTCGGATGAACGAATACTTAATCCAAAAGAAGTCCAGAAAATTGGAGACGAATATTTTCTAATCAGTAATCCTAAAGAGAAAGTTCAACTTTCTTACCAGAAAATGAGCAAAAGCAAGCATAACGGTGTAGATCCGATACGTactattcaaaaatatggCTCAGACATTATTAGAGCTTACATAATATTTTCAGCTCCAGTGGAAGGCGTACTCCTTTGGAATGAAAATGCAATAATGGGAACAAAACGGTGGTTAACCAAAATATGGAATTGTGTTCATCAGTTATTGGAACgtgagaaaaaaatgtctGATGCGATGAGACAAACGAAGTTAACTATTGTCGACGATCACAATAGCAGGAAACTCGAATCACAATataatgaatttatttcacAATGTTCTGCTCATTATGAAAATGTATTTTCTCTCAATTTAGTAATTTCTGACGCCATGAAATTGACTAATAATATAGCagatgctttaaaaaataacaaagtCAATATCGGAACAATTAAAGCATCTTTGGAAGTGCTTGTGAAATGTATTGCTCCAATAATACCTTGTTTTTCAAGTGAGTGTTGGTTGCTGCTAGGACATAATTCTTCCGTTTACTCTAACTGGCccatttccaaaaataaaaaggagAATATGGAGGAGCCCGTTACTATTCCTGTCCAAATTAATGGTAAGGTGAGATTTAAGATTGAAATGCCCAAACTcaatgatgaaaatgaaatactAAATTTTGTGCTTGAGACGAATGATGGGAAACGTTGGCTctctaataaaaaagttttaaaatcttttgtgaaacaaaaaatcatcaGTTTAGTCACCGACTGA
- the gos1 gene encoding SNARE protein Gos1, with amino-acid sequence MKSMLLRDSVKKASQFQRSLHSDPNQAKILLEERRKLLEEANSSADENDSHSMATIKSHFERLKRDEQLLNGVLKKYDAKQEVLSPEELRDAQNFLEMQEANSLDNSIRGTNELLERAYATREDFDYQNSVLGNVTNRINGAAMSIPFINQILRKTSIRRRRDSIILALLISVLMLLFLFFH; translated from the coding sequence ATGAAGTCTATGCTTTTGAGAGATTCGGTGAAAAAAGCGTCTCAGTTCCAAAGATCGTTGCACAGTGATCCTAACCAAGCTAAAATTCTGCTAGAGGAAAGAAGGAAGCTTCTTGAAGAAGCCAACTCTTCAGCTGACGAAAATGACTCGCATTCAATGGCTACTATCAAATCACATTTTGAAAGACTAAAACGAGATGAGCAACTTCTTAATGGcgttttgaaaaaatatgatgCGAAACAGGAAGTTCTATCTCCTGAAGAATTACGAGATGCACAAAACTTTTTAGAAATGCAAGAGGCAAACTCTTTAGACAATTCTATTAGAGGCACTAATGAGCTTCTTGAAAGAGCTTATGCTACGAGGGAAGACTTTGATTACCAAAATAGCGTCTTAGGAAATGTGACCAATCGCATAAACGGGGCGGCCATGTCAATCccttttattaatcaaaTATTAAGGAAAACCTCGATCCGTCGAAGACGTGATTCTATCATTTTAGCTTTACTCATATCTGTCTTGATGCTTttgttccttttttttcattaa